The DNA window TACAAAGCCCGAACTGTAGGGTCTCAAAAGTCTTGGCCAGCATCGTCTCTCCGACCTGCTGGTTCTGCTTCTGTCTCAAAAGGTGGCCACGGCAGCCTGTCTCATAATGATGGCCATTCTTCAAGGGAGCGGGTAGGTCGGCATGGCGCTGTGCAAGCCCGTCGCGCGAGCGTTCCGAAAGTGTGCTGCGGCAGTAAGTCTCACTCAAGGTGTTTCATCACGTGATGAATGTGGTTCAGACCCGCTTCTTGTGACCGTAGTGCCTGGTCAAGAACCTCCGTGGGGCGGCGGGTGCTGGTCATAGCGATCGTGCATCTTGCGCGGTCGCTATCGGAGAAGGGGCACGCGTCCTCGGTGGGAGGCCGATCAGCCGATGCTGCGGGTGGTGATGGGAGCCGATGGTCGGGGGCGACCGGCTCGGATCCCGAAAGCTCGGATGACAACCGATCAAACCTGACGTGCCAGCCCGAGCAGTGGCAGGTGAAGGTCGCGTTCGTCTGCGTTCTTGTTCCATGCGGTGTAGGTCAAGGACCCTGGGGCGCTGATTCGGAATGCGTCACGGAGTCCGGTCACCACCATTGCCGCCAACTGGCTGTATATGGCTGAATTGACCGGCCATGGCAGTTCGATCCACCAGTAGGGGCCGTGGTCGGCATCGGGTTCCTGCCAGCCTCTCTCGGTGATCAGGCGGTGTCCCGTTTCGTCAGGCCGCGCGGTGGGTTCGAGGAACTCATCGCCTGCCAATTCGGCCAGTAGCTCGCTGTCGGTCTGCGCGAACTGCGCGAACCGTTGGTGGCCCGGGGGGAGCCCCGCTTCTACGATCTTTACAATCGCGCCTGCGGGCAGTACAGCTAACTGCTCGGCCAGTCGCTCGGTGAATTCCGTCCAATCCGTCATGTCAGGCCCTGCTGTTCGAATTCGATGGATCTATCGAGAGCCGCCAGGGAGGCGTTCGTCTGATACGTCAGCTGGACAGTATGTGCGAGACTCAGATTCTTCAGGCGCAATGTTGTTTCCGGGAAAGCCCAACGGATTTCTGCGGATTCCCCCGGCATGCGGGCGGTTGGTTCGCCGAGGGCGCCGGTTATGGTGTCGGTCATCCTGACCAACGCGTCACGCACCATTGCTCGGCCGGTCGCGTCCTCGCTCGCGGAGTCGGTGACCATCAACTTGATGGACTCGGCTACCCCATCGCGGCCGTCTACCGAACCGCTGCTCAGCCCGAAGCCGCAGTCGAGCATGACCCAATCCTTTCGGGTCATCAATATCTGCCAGTCGAACCTTGCCGCTATCGCGGGCACATCTTGCAGCTGCCACGACCAGTCCAACGACCGCAAGCCGGTAGTCAATTCGACTATCTCGTCATCGGTCAGCGCATGCCATCCCGTCATGGATTCACCTTGTTCCTATTGCCGGATTTCGTTTGGTTCCGTTCTCGGCGGAACCGTCACCGCGATGCGACCCTGCACATGTTCCCCGCTCAGGACAGCGTTCTACCTTCTCGCTCCAGCGCTCGGGCTTGCTCGCGTAAGCGTTCAGCGCGCACCATCTCTACGCGTCGTTGCCCTCGTCTGGTTCACGCGGTTGCGAATGTTCGCTGGAGCTTTCGTGTGGAGACGCAATTCGTGGATCTCGTGGGTGTTGATTCGTGGGCGGACGGGCTTCTTGTTGATCCCGAGCTGACGTTCCACGGTCGGATCCGGTGGCTTCAGATACTTCGCCATTGGCACGGTCAGCTGGTGGTCGGCCGATGCCAGGGGACCGGTCCAGCGCGTGGTCAGGATCGGTTACGCGGTCGCTTTGCGATGGTCGACCTGTCTCTATCGTCCGATCTCCGGGCGCAGATCCGGATCGGCTGGTCGGCAGGTCCGAATGCGAGACACGATCAAGAGGAGCTTCGAAGCTCACACCGGCGCTCGATTCTGCGCCCGGCGATTGCGTGTGTGACTGGGTGGTCCACTCAGCCGCTGGCGGTGGGTAACCGTGGTCGGGGCCTAGTCCTCGAAGGTCCCCTGTTCCGGCCAGGTCCCGTCCTGACGGGATTTCCATTCCGCCCACGCCGCTGCGCGTGTCGCGCGCGCCCAGGTCGGCCGAATACGGAGCGGGTGCTTGGTGATGGTCAGCTGGAATTCCTCGGTCGGCTCCGGGGGTTGGACCAGCGACTCGATCCGGACTTGATACTGGATCATCTCTGAGTCCTCTTGTGTGCGTTGAATTGTCGTCCGGGTGCGATGTGGGTAGATCTGGGCGCCCTGGACCGGTTGGCCCGCTTCGATCGCCTGGTCGTACATCTCCCCGATCGTGAACGGATCCAGACTCGGGTGTACCGTCACCACGCCCGTCTCCCGGTTCACCACGTAACTGGTGAGGCCCAGATCCATGCCCCGCGCTATCTCCTCCGGGGTGAGTTTCGGACGGCACACCCATCCGTGCTGGAACGAAATCGGCCCTTCGAACTGCAAACTCGGGAATGCCTGGGCCAGATACTGCTGGACCTGTTCCTCGGTTTGGAACCGTTGTGCCACCATGTGATCCTCCATTCGGGTCGCAAATCATGAATCGCACCCCCATCGACCTGTCGACCAGGTGCGCCGGCGGCTTATCGGAGATGATCGGTGGCTTCGGTTGCGCGTCGACCCACATCGGCCCGCTTGCCCCGTGCGGGTAGACGATCGCGGTAGCGTGCGAACCCCCCATGATCGGGCTGCCGTCCGGGTTGTAGAGCTTTTGCCCAGTTTGCGGGTCGCGGGCGTGCCAGGCGTTGTGCACGTATGCTGACGCACCTGGGCCCTGTTGAGCTACCCAGTCATGCAATGCCTGGAACTGTTCGGGTATCGATCTGCCGCTGTCGTTGAAATGTTGCCAAGTGCCGCCGATCCACGCTTCGGCGCGCTGTAGACCGAGCGCTTCACCGGCGCGGGTGTCGATGCTGCCGTCAGGCAACACATCCGGCCATCGAGGGGCAGCGGCCATCGGCCGACCGTTGTGCGTGGACAGGATGGCCATCGTGCAATCACTGCAGTCGTTGCTACGACCCGGTTTCGTGGGGCCACCATCGTTGATGTGCTCTGCGTACAGGTGCGGATCG is part of the Nocardia sp. NBC_00565 genome and encodes:
- a CDS encoding TY-Chap domain-containing protein, which encodes MTDWTEFTERLAEQLAVLPAGAIVKIVEAGLPPGHQRFAQFAQTDSELLAELAGDEFLEPTARPDETGHRLITERGWQEPDADHGPYWWIELPWPVNSAIYSQLAAMVVTGLRDAFRISAPGSLTYTAWNKNADERDLHLPLLGLARQV
- a CDS encoding DUF6301 family protein — translated: MTGWHALTDDEIVELTTGLRSLDWSWQLQDVPAIAARFDWQILMTRKDWVMLDCGFGLSSGSVDGRDGVAESIKLMVTDSASEDATGRAMVRDALVRMTDTITGALGEPTARMPGESAEIRWAFPETTLRLKNLSLAHTVQLTYQTNASLAALDRSIEFEQQGLT